From the genome of Seriola aureovittata isolate HTS-2021-v1 ecotype China chromosome 18, ASM2101889v1, whole genome shotgun sequence:
TTTCTTGTGTATGAAAATCTGGACTAATGGAAAGTAACAGTTAATCTAGATAATTGTATCTAATAATGACACTTTTATTTGCAATATTACTTAGAATTCAGCAGGTTGATAGTCTTTTTACCACGCTGCAGATGGAATATTTTCATTCTACAAATATATTCTAAACAGCATTATGTGTTGTTCAATGATTTTTCTGGGTTTTTGAAAGATTGCCAGGGAGTTGTCcttcagaaaaacagacactcaGCTTTGTGACTTGAATGTTAAACAAATACATGAGGTACAAACCGGGGCTGTGACAGGTTCAGAGCAGAAGAGGTGAGGATGTACCTACCGATGGGTAAGACCAGGAAGAAAGGGAGCCAGCAGAGAACGAAGCACCCGACAACAATGCCAAGAGTCTTGGCTGCCTTCTCTTCTTTGGAGAGCTTCAGTAGCCGCTGCAGGGAAAAGGTGGAGCGTTTATGCCTCTCGCTCCCCTCGTCATCCTCCTGCTTCCCCGTCTGAGCAGCGTTTCCTCTGTGTATCCTCAGCACCACCCCCTCAGTCTCAACCCCTTCCCCCTTACTGCCCCTCCTGATGTTATTTGTCTCCCTCTTCACCACGGTATACACACGGCAGTACATGGCCAGGATGATGGCCAGAGGTATGTAGAAAGATCCTAATGCTGAGAACAAGGCGTAGCCGGGCTCCTCTGTGATTCGGCACACCGTCTCATCCTCCGGGTCGGGCTCCTTCCAGCCAAACAGAGGGCCCACAGATATGGCTGCCGAGAGTCCCCAGAGAGCAGCCACGGCGGTCAGGCCTCGCCGTCCCGTAGCTATAGAAGGGTAACGCAGAGGGTAGCTGACAGCAAGGTAGCGGTCGATAGAGATCACACACAAGCTGAGGATTGAGGCAGTGCAGCAGAGCACGTCCAGAGCGGCCCAGACGCTGCAGAAGGAGCGGCCGAACACCCATCTGCCCAGAGCCTCGGAGGTGGCAGAGAAGGGCAGGACGGCGGAGCTGAGCAAAAGGTCTGCTGCTGCCAGGTTGGCAATGAAGTAATGTGTCACAGAGCGCCAGTGGTGGTGGAACAACACTGACAGGATGACTAGGATGTTACCGAGGACCCCGAACACTGCAAACACCACCAGCACCATCCCCAGAACCACCACCTTGGTAACATCCACCTCTGGGTgggtggaggagctgcagttggGACAGCGATCTGCGGCAGAGAGAACACTCATGTTCTCAGCAGGAGCCATTGTAATCAGTTGGGTGTATTGAAGTTGTTAAGGGTCTCGCAGATTGCCCACACTCATGTCACATCTGCTCCACAATTACCACAGGCTCAACCCCCTGCCTTTTCTCCCTGCTCCTCCTAATGCAGGAGATAAAAGCTGTTTATGCTGCACACACTGCTCGTCCAGTTAATTTGCAGATGCTGTGGTTCTTTCCAACTCTCCACCGATCACGTGGCCTTGGCCAGGGTTCCTTGGCAGAGTCACATATTTACAAAGAGAAGCACTGCCACAGTTTGTCATATTCGAGTACAGAAAAGCTGAACAGAAAGgacaaatattcatgttttgaGCGACAGTCGCTGGTGAATTTGGGATGCCATGTTCAGCCATGCTGAAAGGCAGGTTTAGAGCAGGACACCTGTTAAAACAAGAGAAGAGTTAAAGTATATTTAGCAACACATTTATAACCAAAGGCTTTTATAAGACCCCCATAAACAGAGTCATTACCACTGAAGCGCAGTTCTTTCTTTAGCAACAAAGGTACAAATCAAAACttcacatgtaaaatataaattattaaagGCGAACTgttgaaataaatcattacagCATCCAGCTATGATTAAAGGATAAAAATATCACTCAGAGTCTACTGTCTCTCTTTTTGCAATTTCATCTCCTGTCATTACAGCTGTGTTAGAGGACAGGGGTTACACTTGAGTGAACTAACTCGCACCCACAATTTCCttttcatccaaaaaaaaaaaaaaaaatgcaacaacatTACAGCCTGCTTGTCTTTTTGCCTCTTCAAGCAAACATCTGACATCCATACAACATCCCAACGTGTTTTTGATTAACCTTTATTCAACCAGGcaatttgaaatgaaaggaaaacatctCTTTACAGACACAGTGTTCTTCAGCAGAGGATTATActagaggaggagaaaaaaaaaaatgaaataagatataaacaaaaaacaaccgcGGTAAAGACAAGGACACCACAGAGGCAATAATAATCCTTggggggaaaaataaaatcatgtgtggcattatgaaaaaaaaaaaccagccaGCCATGCAGGGAATACAGAGATAAATGAAAGcagaggtcttttttttttctgaagagcAAACATTCAGCTGGAGTCTGTGATGACTTCCTTGAAGGTTCTTGCGTCTGAAAACTGGTCTGTAACTCAGCTGCTGGATGACAGGCCAGGAATTAAGCCTTGAGGAGGGCACTATATTACAGCAGCAAAGGCTTtgcccccaaccccccccccccccccccacctgatAGACCCACTCAGTACTACTCTCAGTGTACGTGTTGGGAGATCAGGGATGTCATCGAGCGAGATAAACGCCGGCGAGgcaaaacagaatgaaaaagcAGCTGCGATAAAGCCTTCAGAGAGCAGAGTCATGCTTGTCACATGTTCACGCAGGATCAAAGgctttttttctcactgcacATCCCACCAAGAGGCGGAACGAAATTCATCCAAATAAACACTTGATGCTGGGATTTCCACGTCAGTGGCCAGAGggggaaatgaaatgaaacaggcGGTGAATGGATATCGGATTGTTTCAGCAGAATGGCTCAGGGCAGTGTTATTTGGAATACATTTTGGGTTATAATGAGATTTCTCAGTGTGACGAAGTGACTGCGGAAGGAGATTAACCGCATCTAAAAAAGCAGACCTGTGTTTTAGGactgctgtcaaacagcccGTACATAGACACTGACCTGAGGTAATAAAGTAAAACCATTTCAACAATGACACCAACAACATCATTCAGGAAATGAAAGAGGCCATGCACTATTCCCAACTTCTGCAGCGCTGCACTGTAAGCAAGCCGCTGCAATCTGTACCGGAGCAGCAGGTCTGGGACAGGTGACACGTCCATGTTCTGAACCTACACatgcaaatgaaatgtaatgtgttcCGACACATGGCACACTTCGCACTTTATTCACACGCGCCCAATTGGCGCCTGCCGCGAGGTGGAACGCACAGTCTAATCTGTAGAATAAAAACTCCCCTACATGTCTTTCCACTTCATGTTACATTCATGCATGTATTCATATGGAATGGGCAGCGGGGTGATAGCAGCGCTGAAACGAATTGATGAAGTGGTGTAAGTTGTgttaaattactttttcagTCTGTTCCACTATTGACTGCCTCCCCTCCACGTCCAGCCCCATCCTGTGAGTTTTTGACATCTTTTATTcataaatccttttttttttttttttcttcgctCCAGGAAaggccagagagagaaaatgcaaatgcttGTGCTTTTGCCTGTGTTTTGACAAAAGGGTAGGAGCAGTCAGGAGATAGCAAGacagatgcaaaaacaaacatgacatgtttttatgttgaaaaagTGAAGGAATTATCAATCCCATGTGCATTTCCCCAGATGTGAGGCTGAAGTGAGATAATGCGTCCTATAGTCCTTCAGTACTGTCAAGTGAAAATTGTATgaagaataaacaaaaatgtcagtaatCATATGACCTGTGTCCTGTGGTGTTTGATCAATCTAACACTTGTCAATCATCACTAATCTAGCAAATATACCACATCTGGTATTTATATAGTTTTACCATATTTATACACTTGCcattccagcttcttaaatgtgaagatttgctgtttttctctattttaaatgattgtaaattgaattttgtgtgagtgttggtcacaaaaaaacaagcagaagaAGTCAACTTGTGATGGGCTTTGACTAttagatatttattttaatactaCACATATGCATATGAAGAGCCTGTATATATACGATTGTAGAGATTCATAGATAATGATATTCATCACTAGTTGCAGCCATAAGGGCATTTTTCCATCTGTAGACCAACAGCAAGACTGCAAACATCCCTAATTCTCTGAGGAGGGTAATATTTGATTAAAAGTTATCAGTGGACATCATTACACTCCCATTTACATCTGAAAACCTAATGTTATTGCATTAGTGAATCTCATGGAAACTGGCCCTTACAGAAGTGAAACAAAGTCAGCCATTAAATCTATGATTGGAGTTATAATTAGGGTTTTGTTTTAGGGAAAGGGAATGTAAGTGAGCACATTAAATGGCTTAATGTAGCCTGACCACGGGGCATATTCAATTAGACCAGCAACTCAACACAGcccaacattattattattacaagaGCGTCATTCAcagtattatattataacatgaGTCTTTTTGACACTATTTTGTCGATGCAGCAGTTCCTCTTAAAGAACGTGTCTCTGCATTGCGTCACACAGATTCCTCTACAGTACGTTACTATGTTTTACGATTCATTCATCATCAAGGTGGAATCAAAAAAAGTAGATTTAAGCTTCAGCACTTCTTGTTCACCTGTAACACATCTTTTGAACGCAGACTAGGCTTGGAGCATTTATTGATTTATCATTTGCTTAATGGGAAACAATGACCATCACAAAGTTTCAGGAGCTCTTAAGGattttataatgatataaaacagagaaaagcagctaatcctcacatttgagaagctggatcCAGAGAATGTTtgccattatttttttcttaatcgATGTTTATTAACTGACTAAAATCACTCTtcatgtgatgacatttaaaatatttctggATTTCTGAATATCAAGCGTTGACTAGATTAAAGTTTCCTCCGGGTCGCAACGTCACGATCGAACAAATAAAAACCCAACAGCCTCTTCAAGTGCACACATGAATCTCTTCAACATGGTAATCCATCCTGCTGCCAGGGTTTGGCCCCTGGAGAGTTCATCTATCACTTGTTTCTACAAACACTGTAACATAACGGTTTGTGTCAGGTCTCTGGAGCAGTGCACTCCTGTGATGAATTGAAGTCCATTTCTAAAATGCTGTACACTCtcttgggggtgggggtggggagtcATTGCCTGTAGTTCATAATTCAATACCTTCATGACATGAATCATTACGTGTTATCAACCTTGAACATAAGCTGTACACTGCCCTTCAGAAAAGGACAAGAAGCCTTTCGTTTGCTGCTTTCATTGATGTGAAGacgttgtgtttttatttttaattcccAAACGGCAGATTCATCCCTGAAGACGCCTTCGCCATCTGCTGAACTAAAACTATAATCaattatcattttattcatcTACATTAAATATTGAGATTAACATGGCCTACCTGTTGAAGGAAAATCTGaatattaatgtaaatgcaGTTGCAAAGGGCAACAGCATATACATATGAGGCATTACTCTTTACTTTTATCATGTTTGAACACTTTTAAATTGTGCAATGGATAAACAAACACTAAGCAATGGGCTGCATTAATTAGCATTTGCAATTGATGGTGAACATAAATCAGTTTTCACAATGTGCTCATCAGTGGcctattaagaaaaaaacaatcatcacATTCGCCATCTGATTAAAACTAATCAAAAACAATTATCATGATCCATTATGGAAATTGTAAGTCACTCCGCCTGTGAAATGAGCTGTTGGATgaagggaaagaggaagaagagtctTACCTTGTTCAGAGCGCTCATCTCACCTCTCTGCAccgagtttaaaaaaaaaaaaaaaagcagaagaagaagagggggaaaaaaatgtgctaATTTTCTCTGAATATTAGTCGTGCCTTGTTCAGTCCGCCACACAGAGCACGGAGAGGAAAGTCAAGCGCTCCCTCCACTTCtgccatcctcctcctcctgcctcctctggCGAGAGTTGAAGTCACAGTGGACCACCCCACCTGATCCTGCCAGGCCCCGCCCCCTCTGCCCGAGCGGCTCGTACCTTTCAATTGCCGTCTGTGCACGTGCACTGCTCATTTACTCACTATGTGTGATCCGGTATCCTCGGAGCCAAATGACCAGGCTGTTACAGTTTATTATTAAGGAACAATAACTGAGGCAAACTGATATAATTCTAcatgtttattataaataacaacaagcatagaaaatgatgaatgattatAGAAGCCCACAAAGACATAGGTTTGGTTTTAATCTCTCGAATCAAACTCAAGAAATCAACCttcatttgtatagcacctttcatacaggttagtgcaaTTCAAGAGCTTCACAGATgactgatgaaaagaaaaagcacaaatcAAAAAGGAGAGCTGATGATGAGATTTCAGAAAGCTATAATAACATTAGtaataaccataaaaaaatgaacatgaataaaaataacagataaaatagaataaaatacaatttacaacataGATAAAATATAGATATTAACACTTCCAGCTGCTCTTAGACTGTTCTAACGGCTCAGAGCATATAAGATAAAAActtatattacattacatactACATTTCTAGGGAAATTTTATTGTCAGGTGGCCAAAATAATATGCACacggcctctctctctctttcctcattcctatgcacacatatgcatatgAAGAGCCTGTAGAAAGTTTATTAGAGTTGACATTGCCTGAAAATAGCCATGTCGGGGGTGTATTTtaaatagatattttattttttagatttatttatttatttatttttttaattaatagaaATCTTAGTGTGATAGATTTCCAAGAAATGTTACATGAAATTAAAAGTATGACACCCTGTAGTTGGTGTGCTCCCCTGTTTGAATGAACTATCTGCTGTGAGACACACAAACCTGGCAACTCATAGTTTCTGCATAGATCTTCCCTGTAGCACAGAGGGGAGTcaaaattatgttaaaataaaacgACCTAAAGGTACAACAATGCAGTTTATTACTATAACATCTAAGCACCTTATGACAGAGCCCCgatctttttatttcagtattttaaagGACAAGTCCTGTGATATAATATTTTTCATCTTGTCAGAAAATCTAAAAGCAGCTACAAATTGATTGGActaatttgtgtttatttatcttattcTTCTGTGCCATGGAGCGACATTGTTGTCCACAAACTATTACAGCTGTTCTTGATCTATAGGCTACACACTGGAAGTGGGTCTGTTAACTAAACATCCAAAACCATGACCCCACATGATTCAGATTGCTTGGACTTTTTGTGGAAAACTCTGGCACTGGCATTCACTATCATTCACTCAACTCAACACAGTGATCACACAATTCCCCAGGTGGAAACACAAAGATCAAAACAGAACTTGGGGATGGATAGAAAAAAGGGCCATAGGTCAGCTCTCTTGTTTTGGAACAATGGATCCTCAAAGACATGAAGGCAGAGGATGAGGACACAGGACAGGGGGtggtggaagaggaagaggaagaggtagaggaaaggaaaggagaacaATACTGTAAGTTTCTGATGAGATCTGTGCAACTCTAGTCGACCATGTTCTTGCTGATGAGAAATCAGTGAAGGAAGCTGAGCTGAATCACAGTACCATCTGTGATCCAGACTTGCAGGGAGGAAAATAGGTCATTTACATATTGTTACAGCACATACACTATATGTACTGTACAGCTTGCTCCATTGTGCTGTATACTGTGTAAAAAGCATTGTATTACACAgttactgtgtaactgtgtaatACAATGCTTACACAGCATTGTATACATTACACAgttactgtgtaactgtgtaatGGATGGTTGACTGTAATCCCATCAGCACTTCTATTTCTGTGGAACTAAGAGACAACCACCTAATGGAAGCAGAAGGCGGCTATTTTCAGAGGAGCAAGAGATGGAAATCAACAATATGGTTGTAGCCAACAATATCAGTTGCTTGTGTGAGATACAAAGGAAAGGAAGATAACTGGCCACTGGGTCAGTGAGGAGGAAATGTGACCATATGTGCCCCCATCAGCCACCCAGGGGATCCTCCACTTCCACGCCACCCTAGGTCCGTACAGGGGGCGGTGGCTGAACCCTgaattgcccctgatggctgtccCATgcctgtgttgtatttgtgtatgtatgtgtgtgaacgggtgaatgtggcttgtattGTAAATCACATTGAGCGACCTCTAAGACTGGAAAAGCGCTAcataagtgcagtccatttgcCATTTACAACACCGTGTATCTGCTGTCTTTCCTCGATGGCCTGTGAGATCACATACACCGACTAGACCAGAGGGAGCCGGCACAACCGCAGATGACATATTACATTGTCTTGTTTGGGACAATATCAGTTTCCACCGGGCTGATCTAGATTCAGCACCATCTTTCTACCTGCATATTCTCCCCTCCCAAGCCCCGAGCAGGAATTGGGTTTTTTATTTCAGGCATTGCGATGGAAGGTTTATGACTACATCCGTGTTCACTTCCTCCAGGCAGTGGAGGAGGCTTGTTTAGAAATTACAGTTGAGGCTCGTCAGGGGAGGGGGATAAGGCATAGAAGGGGGTTTCTTCCCCGCTGCCTGGCGAGGGCAGATTGCCTGTGATGTTGATGCGAATCTCTAGCCTGACccagactggaaacaggatgTTGAGGCAGaataaatgtgatttctttCCTGGTGgtactgttcttttttttttttttatcattcactGTATTCTGTGCTCAGTTCCTGCTTATTTTACTACACTACATTGAggaatgtgtatttgtgtgtgtactttatGTTGTGTTCATCATATGAAGAGGTTGTTCTTTATAATCACCATTATTCATTCAGTAACACAGCAGTGTCTAATGGCTATTTTATGCTTTGTGTGTATTCGAGGGATTTTGTGTGATGCCTGAGGGCAAAGTTTGGTTTAGATGACAGATTGGTTTTGAGGGGAGAGTTTGGTTTCAAGCTTCTGAAGATGAGTGTGCAGTTCTGCATTTATGTTTACAGTTTTAGGAAATAGAGCATCATTTCAAGAAATGTGTCttggcaattaaaaaaaaaacttcagagAGCCACAGggttgcactgggtgacatgctCCTTCATTTCCATAAACACATGCACTGTTTGAGTTAAAAACATGCACGTGTTGTCCTGCATGCTGCTGGAAGTACTCACTAAATGTGTATTACTCTGTGgctgaaacaaataaatattttcagtaCCACTTTgcaataagactacccttataaatgatttataaatgatttatcaccattttatttattagccTGTTAACACATCAtgtataagctgttataacacattaaatacaaaggccttgccaaatagtgagtcgACGATTTTCTGTTCTGCTAAGTctcatatctcattagttactgagctttttttgttttctccatcgTCCTTGTACCTGTCTGCTTCATCACGTTTGTTAAGTTTCTAGCAATTAACCACCGTCATTTATTAATAAGTTACtattatatataatgtgttaaaaGGGATCCTTATTGCCAGTTATAAATAACCAGTAACTCGGCCTGAATTAATGcatgaaaactgttataactgACCATTTATGATTTATATAGTTTTAACAATCAAAtgaataacctaattataaaccatttataaatcctttataagggtaggCTTATTGTAAAATGGCACCACTATTTTCCTTATTGTGGTTTGCCAAAAACTACATTGTCCCGCTGTTTAAGGAaattatttagttgtttttcaaaGTTGCACTATAGGTTTGTGACACAGTTTTAAAGAATCATATCACAGTTCAGCAGTAAATAATGGGCGCGTGCCACAGACAGGACAGGGGAGTCAGAAAGCATTGAAAGACAAATTATCACTTTGTGAGTTGgtgatatttattattaatattaaattacattgaTTACATTTTGAAGAAACCACAGATCTTTTCTCCagctgattttttaaaaagtggtttCTCTACAAACACCTCAACTGACCCATGTTCAAGTCTTTCTGACAAGCACCTCTTGTGGCCACACAAGCCACACAGGCAGCAGCCATGTGACGCCGTTATAGTGCTGTGAAACCTGCAAGGGATGAAGGCAGGTCACAGCGGGTCAAGCATCTGACTCTAAATGTGTTTCCACACATCAATttgtgcatgaaaaaaaaaaaaaactggagtgTAACCACCAGAGATTCATCAAAAAGTCAACATAttgcaaacacattttatgcttggctgaggtggaaaagttggtgtatcgataaaagcaaaatgtgacaaagtgcaTTGGAAACAGACTTAGCAAACAAATCATGACGCACACGAGTCATGTGACCTAAACATCCACTGAAGTTTCTGCTTCACTGGAGAGAcgagacacagcagcagatgaaaacacagtcacaggAGACAGTAACCTTTCCCCATTTCATACTTGATGATACAAACATTTATGCCATATCCCCATCATATTTTCTATGTAGCTTTAGTTTGTTTGAGGTCTTACTGGCATTCTTTTAATTGCATCATACTGTTgcatcctcttcttctgcattGATTTAATGGTACCTAACAGgaccaccagctgtttatccCCAGCTCCTTAAATTCACACAAGAGAAGTGGATGGAAAAGcgcattcatttgcattttgttttgtcgATTTtctcaaaactaaaaaaagaataGTCTTTTCTTATAACCATGACCACAGTCTTTTCTAACCTTAACAAAGtagttaaagttaaagctaaCCAGAAGTGTTACCACGGTGGTTTTCGAGCAGACAAAAACTCATGTGGGAGGTTTTGGAAGGCAATTATAAATTTTGAAAAActtagaataaaaatacattaaaaactaatttccaTAAATTTCCACTTTGCATTGTATATATTGACAAGTCCCTAAAGGATCAATCATAATGTTTCTGATGACCGCTGACTTCTATTAGCGTCGCCATCGGCCCAAAATGTTATTTTGGTGAACGAGGAATAACCGAAACTAATTGACAGGATGCCACTGAATTAGTAAGAGATTCACGCTATGAAACTGCAGTGAGCTCTCCTATTAGCACCAGCATCAGGCCAAATCTCTGCACACAGGATAGTTCAAAATTTAATGGTCTGATTGTAATGAAAGAACACATTCATCATCCCGAAGCCATAAACTCTCTTGACTTTGATACGCTCATGACTATTCCTCTCATGCAACCCTCAAGACTGATTTAACAAAACTGGTGGAAAAGTTGTTACTGTGCTGTCTCTGTGGACCGATCTCACATTTTCTAAATACTGTAGGAAGCGCACTATTGtctaaaaatatcattgtatgcTGTAGAATTAAGATTTCCACTCCCTGCAACTGTGAGAGTCAAATCAAATGACAGAGGTGTCCACGTAGTTCTTTGGCTGATGCTGCTGTCTGGGACAGTGTCTTGGAGGACTTCTGGAGGACTAGGACCGCTCCAGGGGCTGAAGGCACCTGTCTTTTAATTTGCAGATGGAGGATCCCAGATATACTTAGGTAGAACCTGAAAGGGGTCGGGAGGGGTCAGGTACATCAATAATACCTCAAAGATGACAAATGGGCTATTTCTTCTCTCAGGTTATTGTTTCAGGCTGTGTTATTTATGGGTACTGCGACCGCTCAATGACCTGACCACAGGTAACACG
Proteins encoded in this window:
- the adra1ab gene encoding alpha-1A adrenergic receptor isoform X2, which encodes MAPAENMSVLSAADRCPNCSSSTHPEVDVTKVVVLGMVLVVFAVFGVLGNILVILSVLFHHHWRSVTHYFIANLAAADLLLSSAVLPFSATSEALGRWVFGRSFCSVWAALDVLCCTASILSLCVISIDRYLAVSYPLRYPSIATGRRGLTAVAALWGLSAAISVGPLFGWKEPDPEDETVCRITEEPGYALFSALGSFYIPLAIILAMYCRVYTVVKRETNNIRRGSKGEGVETEGVVLRIHRGNAAQTGKQEDDEGSERHKRSTFSLQRLLKLSKEEKAAKTLGIVVGCFVLCWLPFFLVLPIVKFHRRYELQLTISGVQEIGKCPLSQTVLSLSLINYT
- the adra1ab gene encoding alpha-1A adrenergic receptor isoform X1, whose protein sequence is MAPAENMSVLSAADRCPNCSSSTHPEVDVTKVVVLGMVLVVFAVFGVLGNILVILSVLFHHHWRSVTHYFIANLAAADLLLSSAVLPFSATSEALGRWVFGRSFCSVWAALDVLCCTASILSLCVISIDRYLAVSYPLRYPSIATGRRGLTAVAALWGLSAAISVGPLFGWKEPDPEDETVCRITEEPGYALFSALGSFYIPLAIILAMYCRVYTVVKRETNNIRRGSKGEGVETEGVVLRIHRGNAAQTGKQEDDEGSERHKRSTFSLQRLLKLSKEEKAAKTLGIVVGCFVLCWLPFFLVLPIGSIFPSCKPPEIIFKITFWLGYLNSCINPVIYPCFSREFKKAFHNVLRGRCLRTAKAQGHTTTYLSSSVPTSNSSYPSAQDSATVSSWCCCRALTASSPSVGNPDQAQSAQIQSKTLLKVWCFSASRTPVPQNSSTHGSAKVLRLSLGVKGEAV